The sequence AGTCCAACAATTCCAAATATTTCACTGTCATTGACTGTGAGGTCTATTCCATCAACAGCCTTGACAACTCCCCTTTCTATGGAGTAGTAATGTTTTTTAACCCCTTCCATCTGGATTATAGGACCTCCAGTCTCGTAAACTTCCTTCTTCTCAGGTAGGGGCACCTGTTCAAGGAACTTCTGAACAACTTCCTCTGGTTCTCCTTCCTCAATTATTTCGCCCTTTTCAAGCCATATAGCATAGTTTGAGAGTTTTTTCATAACCTCTGGCCAGTGGGATGTTATGACCATAGTTGTTCCCTTGTCCTTAACTCCTTCAATAAGGGCCTGGTGTATGAGTTCTGCTGTTTTTGGGTCAAGTGTACCTGTTGGTTCATCTGCAAGGAAGAGCATTGGTTCCTTTGCTATCTGTCTTGCAAGCACAACTCTCTGCTTCTCCCCACCACTGAGGTCCCTGGCTATGTGGGTGATCCTGTGGGTCATCTGTGCCATGTCAAGGAGATCTATTGCCATGTAGGTGCTCTCCTCGTAATTGTGACCTGTAATAGATTTTATAACGTTGTCTATAACTGTGTCATCCTCGTAGAGTGCGAAGGTCCTCTGCAGCATTATTGAAATCCTTCTTTTAATTGCTGCAAACACTTTTCTGTCGCAGTTCCAGAAATCAACCTTTTCAAGCTGGAATTCACATCCGCAGCTGCACTGTGTTCCTGCCTTTGATGGGGCTTCAACCCGCATACACCCGGGACACATGGCCACCGTGTATATGATCCTGCCTTCATCTGGTTTGTACTCTTTCATTCCCCTGAGCATGTTTATCAGTACGGATTTACCTGAACCGCTTCTACCGAGAATACCCAGAACTTTTCCTTCGTTTATGGTCATGTTAATATTTTTCAGAACTTTTACGCCATCGAAGGTTTTAGTAACATTTTCCACTTCTATAAACGACATGCAACCACCTTTCAAATAAATTGTATCACTAATTATAATGAATATATATTCTTAATTTGATGGATCATTTATATATATTTTAATTTATATTGATTCCTATTTAATTTTGACCCTACAAATCCTTCAGATCGAATTTTAGAATTCCAGACATTGCAGCCCTTGCAATGGATATTCCATCTGCACCTGCAGCCCGCATATTCCTTGCAGACTCCATATCAACGATTGAATTGTTACCTATGATGAATATGTCAGTTGCATTCCTGATGGAATGTACCAACTCGTAGTCTGCAGTGTTGTATCCTGGTTTCATTGCATCGATGTGGAGGTAATCTGCACCTGAATCTTCAATGGCACGTGCGATCTCCAGATCATCAACACCAGGCACGTTTGCCCGTACCTTAACAGAAACTTTGCTCCTGCCCTTCTTCACAACATGGGATATGAACTCATGAAGTCTTTCTGGATTCCTTAGTAAGCTCTGACCGCAGCCTGATTCAACAAGCTCTGGCTGTCTGCAGTGTGCGTTGATCTCAACAACGTCCACACAGTCCAGTTTTGATATGGGGATCAGTGGTTCTGGAGAAACTGCCCTGAGGTTAACTGACACAAGACCATCCCATGGATTCCCATCTCTGATAACCTTAACCTCTTCCTCGATGTGGGATGGAAGTTGGGATGGCTCAAAATCAAATTCTGGCCTGCCCCTCTGGAGTATTTTACGCCCTGCCTCTGCAGAAATATCATCTGCACTGTAACCTCCAAGGGTGAGCATGTCAAAGCCGTAGGAAGACATCTTTCTGCAGAATCTGCCATGACTTATACCTGCCATGGGTGCTAGTACTTCAATAGAACCACCTGACTGAAAATAATAAGTTGAAGAGCCTATAAATTAAAATATATCTAAATAGCTCTTATTTTTTTAATCATTATTTTTATTTTCATTTTTATGCAAATTTTCTTCTATTAAATCATTTGATCAAAGGATAGTTAAGATTAATAAAAGAATAAAAAAAATTTAGGCCTGGTTTTTCAACCTTTCCTTAAGGTATCAGTTATCCCTGCGTATCCTTCATAACATGAACCAGGTTGTAGGTGAAACCACCTCTTATCTCCTCAAGTCCAAGATCTGCAAGGTTTGCAGCTTTTTCAGCGCTTGGTGCTTTTCCAACACCGGCTTTAAGTGTTATGTTGATCTCGTCCTCAATTTCCTCTATGATCTTGAGAAGACCCTCAGGTGTGAGTCCGTTGCATGGGGACATGAAGTTGTCTCCACCTATGAAGAATAGAAGTGAACCCTTTTCAATCAATTTTTTCATTAAAAAGTGCTGAACACGATTCACAATAAAATTAGTATCATATGCAGGTATTATATCTGTTAGGGTATCTGTAATACCGTTTATATCGATATGTGCAATTTGAACGAAGCTTTCTTCCTTCTTGGCAAGACTGTCTATTGCAAGTATTTCCTTTCTTTCCTCGGACTGAGCCCCTCCATAGTTCTGAAGAGCTGCAGTTGCCTTGCTCTGTGCATCGTATGGTGTTTCTGCTGCTGCAACACCCATACTGACTGTTATAGGGTATCTGTTACCAATGGATTTCTGAATCCTGCGGTGATCTTCAATATCAACGCCGTTTGTCACCGCTAGCATGTTATCAAACCGGGTGAAAAAAACAAGACCTCCTTTTGCTGCAAATTGTCTTTGAAGGTCTGCATATAGCTCTGATTGCAGTATCTGAAGATCTGCTTCTGCCCTTGGTGTAGGAGTTACGGTCCATGGGCCGTAGTTATCAATCTGAATTAAAGTCATTTGAATCATAAAATTTCACCCAAAATACTTCTGGCTAACATCACTTTATCCCCGATGTTTCTCATGTTTGTTTTTGTTACAACAACATCTGATATTAGTCTTTCTATTTCTTCCTTGTAATTAACATCTTCAACATCAATAATAAATCTGTCTAAAAAGTCGCAGTAAAGAGAAGCGACACCGTAACATGAAACCTCATATCCAAGTGCACCCATGAACTTCGCTGCAGGACCACTTACCGGAGAACCTCCAATTATTGGAGAAACTGCAGTAACATGTGCCTTTTTAAGTGCATCAACAACACCATCCATTGAAATTATGGGTCCTATGGATGTAACTGGATTTGAAGGTCCTATGACAACTGTATCTGCCTCTTCAATGGCCTCGATGAGTCCAGGTGATGGTTCAACAGTGTTGTACTGGATATCAAGAACTTCTGGTTTCCCGGATCTCTCAATGAGGAATTCATGAAATTCCATATCTCCCTCATCTGTTACGATGTTTATATGTGAATCCTGGTTGCTCATTGGTATGATACGGGATTCAATGCCCATGGCAGTTCTCTGAATGTCAACCGCTGTTGAAAGTGGATACTTTTCCATGAGAAGTGTTTTTTGTATCTTTGTTGCCCTGTCTCTGTCACCGATTCTGAGGGTTTCAGGACATTTGATCTCCTTTAAAGTTTCATGTGTAATAAATGTATCACCTTCAATTCCATACCAGGTCTCTTCATTTATAAGACCTGCAAGGGTGTACATCACGGTGTCTATGTCTGCTGCAACATAAACGCCTGAAAAATAGGAGTTTTCAAGGGTGTTAACAATTACGTTAATCTCTTCAGGGTTCAAAATCTGTGTAATGCCCTGTATGAGCTTAGGGGTCCCTGTTCCACCGGAAAGTATGGTTATCATTGTGTCATTCCATTCAAGTTATATCTACCGTAACATTCATCTTTCAAAACCCATGCTAAGGATTTCATCTGAAAACATCATACTTCTTAGGTCTTATGAGCGGTTTTACATTTGCAGAATCAGTTTTCAATGTTTTGAAGTAATCAACACCCCTTATTAGGACCACAGGAATTCCCTCATCTGCCTGTCCCATTAATATTGAAGCTGCAGCTGCAAGTTCATCTGCAACAGCTACACTTGTGGTTTCAAGTTCTCTACCGTAGAGATCCTTCTCTCCACGTCTGTCCCAGAGTGGGAACATACCGGAAATTCCAATTGCTGTTCCAATGGCCCCTTCACGGAAAGCCCTTCCCTGGGTGTCTGAGATTATAACTGCAACCTTGCATCCTGTCATTTTTTCAATTTTCTCCCGCACTTTCCGGGCACTCACATCTGGATCTGCAGGCATTGGTGTTGCAAGCCCCTCATCAACATTTGATTCATCTATCCCTGCATTGGCACACACAAATCCATGTTTAGTCTCGGATATTATGAAATCAGGACCAACTTTGATGATCTCATTTGATTCACTGATTATCGCCTCTGCAATCTCAGGAGTTTTCCCAGTTTTCTCTGAAAGTTCAAGTGCAAGTTCACTTGGCTTTAAACTTTTGAGATCGATTATGTTTCCTTCAGATTTTGATACTATGGTCTCTGCTACAACCAGAACGTCACCATCATTTATTTCAAGATTTTCTGCATCCAAAGCATCCAATATGATATCTGCAATGTTGTTTCCTTCCTTTACAATGGGTATGCCTGGTATTCCTATGAGATTCAATTCCATTCTAACACAACTCATGATTTTTAAATTCGCTGATTAACTTTTGATTAATGATTTCACAATCAGAAATTAACTTTCAACATTTTTATTCAACCATTTTTAGTAAAAAATTAAATTTTTAATAAAATTTTTAATAATAAACTAACAATGTTTCAAGATTTTTATACAGAACCTATGTTCCATTTCCCATCCTTTATGAAAACTGCAGCTGATGTCACAGGGTTTGTGAACTCTGCAAATTTGCCTCCATCCATTATGAACTGGGCTGCATCCTCTGCATTTTCTGCTTCAAAGTCAACGTATGCCGGGCGGGTCTGTTCGTAGGTGGATATGTAAACTGATTTTCCCTCTGGAACCTTTTCAACGATAACATCGTCATGGGTCACTATTCCGATGTAGGAACCCTCCTCTGGAGACACTGCACATGCTATCCTTGGAGTGTTGTAATCGTCCTTCTCGTAATCCATTGCAATGAGTGATAAGGCAATAGAATCCCTCACGTTCATTCCAGATGCTATCTTTTCTGCTATAACATCTGTGTGAGAACCATTGGTAACCACTGCAACGTCTCCAACTATCCTGACACAGTTGTAGGCTATGTAAGGATTTTGGAATACGTCCTTCTCATTTCCCTCTGTGGGAACTATTGAAACCCTTTTTTCAAAGGTTTTTGCCATTCTGTTTGGGAAGGAACGGCTTGAAACTCTGTATGCTGCGAATTTTCCATTTTTTGTACTTCCAACTGCAACTATTCTTCCAAGGTACATAAAATCACCATCCATACTTTTTTTTAACATTTTAATTAATTCCATGAATTTAATCAGGTCCACTAACTTCAGTTCAGTATTGAACTTAATCTGATCCCTTAGTTAAAGAAATTATGGGCATTTGATGAATCCTCAACCCATTAAAATTCAATTTAACCCCTCATGATTGAGGGATGCTCACAGCTTTATCAGGGGGTATGTTTGAGGGGGATGTGATTATTATGGTTCCTTCCTTGGCTTTTATTATTATCTCCCCGTAATCTATGACATCTCTATGAACAGCAATGGCATCGTTTTTTATGTCCTTTGACATGTCCACACCGTTGACTGTAACATTTTTAAGACCCGTGACAGGTATCAAATAATATTGAGATGTTCCGTCTGTCTGACTTACCTGAGGCTTACCTGAAACTGAACCCGTATCTACAGCCTGGAAACTGCTTGTAACCATCAAAAATATGAGGATGGTGAAGATAACATCTATAAGTGGAACTAGATTAACTCTTGCCTGTTTCTGCCGCATTTTGTTCCGGTATCTTTGGGTGTCAAGGGTCATGTAAGTCCTCCTCATTATTTTTGTATTTCACTGTCTCAGTTTGCTTGTCACGATTTTCACGTTGCAGTTGCATTTTTCCCTTATGATGTTGTTTATGCTCTTTTCAAGCATGTTGGGGTTTATGGAGATCCAGATATTTGCCTCTGAATCCAGGAGTTTTCTGACTTCAACCACACCATTGGATTCCTTGAGTGCCTGAACAGCATCATCGATCCCTGAATCCACATTTATCTTCATCTCTGCAGTTCGCCAGTTGGTCATCTTCTTGGCTATCTCGATTTTATCCAGTTCATCCTCTATCTTACCGTTGATGTAGGAGTAAAGGGGTAATGTGATTATTGCAACTGCCAGACCTGCTATGGTTGTTATGAGGGCTACATATATGCCCTCAGCCATTGCTGTGGCGTTGGCATTAACTCCCAATGCTTTGAAGGTGTACCACATACCCAGAACAGTTCCTATAAGTCCAAGGAGGGGTGCAATTTCGATTATGGTTCGGATGCTGTCAAGTCCTTTGGTCATCCTTCCCATTTCAACGATGAAAACTCTTTCCATTGCATCTTCGACCTCACTCTTGCTCCTGTAGCCGATCTTAAGGGCTTCTGAGATGATCTTTGAGAGGGGATTTTGATACTTTCCTATTGAGCGTAAAGCCTCCAGTGAACCTCCATTCTCCATTGCATCATTCACAACTCTCATTATCTGCGGTAGATCCACCTTGGATATCTTACGCAGGTAATATATCTTCTCGAATGAATATATAACGCCGTATAATCCGATTATGGTGATTAGGTAGGTTATAAATCCTCCACTTTTGAACATTTCCATTATGGTTGTGAATCCGCTGGTAAAGAATTCGTATATCATGTTTACCTCATTTCTTCATTTTTGACACGGTTGACCAGGATCTTCTCACAAAATCTGGCATTTCATCGTAGGGTATTTCTTTGAGAAATGCAATGGTTGTGGGATCACTGGGATAACCTGATCCAATATTTGGAAACTCCTTTCTAAGGTTGGCTATTGCTTTATCCCTTTCAACCTTCGCAACTATTGATGCTGCTGAAACAAGGGTGTACTTATCATCGGCCTTGTGTTCTGAAACAACCTCAAGGTTCTCCCTGTAACCTTCAACCTCAGACTTCAGCCTCTCAGGCTTTACATCCATGGAGTCGATTATGACTTTATCTGGTTCTAACTCGCCTATGATCTTTTTTATGGCTATCTTTTCAATCTCGTTAAGGTTAACATCCTTTGATCTAAGAAGATCTATATCCTGGGCAGTTATTTTAACAGGACAAAATTCTGCAATTTTACGTATTTTCCTTGCAAGTATGATTCTTCGCTTTGGAGATAACTTTTTAGAATCCCTCAATTTGAGTCTTTCCAGGTATTTTTCCCTTTCCTCTTCTACTGCCACTCCACACACAACCAAGGGGCCAATTACAGATCCCCTTCCTGCTTCATCTATTCCTGCTACCTTCATTTTATTGTCCTTTTTTTAATAGTTACAACTTTTGAGGATGTGGTTCATGGATTTACAACATAATGTAAATGTTTCGGATCCACGTAATCCCATCAATTTTTTAAGATCAGTTCAAACTTCAATTAATAATACTTAACAATGTTCTAATGGGATTTTTTCAGTCCCATGGTTTAAGTTTGGTTTAAAATAGTTTAAAGGAAGTGGTTTAAATAGATTTAGCACGGGTTCAGGGACGTGTGATGTGATGAACTTGAAGTACTGGAAATTTAAAATTAACTCCAACGATAGTTCCATCTACAAAATTTAATACAAAAAGAAGCATTCAATTAAAACTTAAAAATAAATAAAATAAATAATTATTTCAATTAAATATTGGAAATAATTATTTCATAGCTTTTAAACGGACTTCAGGTTCGAGTGCCCTTGGTTCTGCAGCTACTATTGCAGCACCTTTAGCAACAACAGTCATTGGGTCGTCTGATATTTCTACAGGAACTCCAACTTCCTCATATATCCTGTCTTTTAAGCCTCTAAGCTGTGATGTTCCACCAACAACAACTGTTTTGTTGTAAACCCCGGATATGAGTTCAGGGGACATTCTTTCAAGTACCACTGCTAATGCTTTGATTAAATTCACAACTATTGGTTCTGCAGCATCTGCAACAAGTTTTGAATCTATTTCAACCTTTTTAGGCTTGTTGGTTTCCATGCATTTTCCAATGGCTGATGTGGTAAGGTTCTCCATGTCTGCACTTGAATGAACCAGTCCAACTTCTATCTTAGCGTTTTCAGCTTCGTGAATGCCTATTTCAACGTTGAAAAGTTCCTTTACCCTGTCAACTATGTTGTTGTCTATGTCATCTCCACCGTTTCTTATGGTTTCGATGTCTGTGATTCCACCAAGGGAGATCACAACGATGTCACTGGAACCTGCTCCAAGGTCTATGACCATGGTACCTGATGCCTCTGCTATTGGAAGACCTGCACCTATTGCTGCTGAAAGTCCTTCACTTATTACAAGAACGTAGTTTGCGCCTGCTTTTTTACCGATATCCTCAACTGCGCGTTTTTCAACTTCTGATGCATCTCCAGGAATTCCAACAACGATCCTGTCTATTGAGTCCATGGATTCTCCGGAGCCCTTGTCCATTGCATAGACTAGAAGAGCTTCTGCCTGGGCTATACTTTCTATAACTCCCTTTCTGAGTGGCCTTACAGCTATGATATCTTCAGGTGTTCTTCCGAGCATTGCTTTAGCTTCTTCACCAACTGCAAGTACATATGATGGTTCTTCCTTTTTAACAGCTACCACTGAGGGTATTTTGTATAAATCGAATTTGTCTCCAGATGGTTTTGCAACCACAGTATTCAGGGTTCCTAAATCAATTCCTAAAGTACTTGTTAATGCTTTTTTCTTTATTTCTCCAGTTTCTTCCTTTTTTCCAAATAAATTGAACATTTCAGTCCTCCTCTAAAAATTTGTCGAATTCTATTACAAATATTTTGTTTAATTTCGCAATTTCTTTGATTTTTTTGATGTAATCTTCAGTTGTTGATACTAAAACCGTTGAAAGAGCAACATCTGCTATTTTAAACAGCGGATCAATTGTGTTTCTGATAAAAGTAGGTAACTTGTTGGTTAGGTAAACATCAGTTTCTATAAATCCTGTTGTTTGATCTTCGAGTAAAAATGAAAGTTTGACCCTGTTCTTTTCACAGTCTCCCATGAACTTCTTAACTGAGTCTTCAGGCCCCACTGTTAAAAGGAGGTTGGATTCATTTATAGCGTAGTAAGGTGCTATTTTAATGTAAGCCCCTCCATTTTCTTTACATATCCAGCTTAGTTCCCTTATTTTATCTAGATCTCCGTAGATCAGTATGAAATCAAATTTCTTTGTTACGAATGATTCTTTAGTGGTTATATGCTCTCTGCAGAGGATTTTAGCCCTATTTTTATCTTTTATAGCTGCATATGCAACATTATTGACCATTTCTTCGTTTCCTGCGATTACACACCATATTCTATCTGAATTCCTCATTGTAGAAACTTTAGCAGCTTTCCTCAAGGTTTTAATCTTATTCTCTATCATCAATACCCCTTCTTCATGGTGCAATAATTTTTAGGATAGACTCAATTGAATGTTAAAAAGTATCTGTTGATTTTTGTACATTTTAAAATCATTTCTAGAATTATCTCCACAATAATTCACTGTAAAGTTTATCCAATATTTTTTGTTAAGATTCCATTTACAAATTTATTCATTTAAATTTATTCCCAAATTGTATTCAATTTTTCTGATTTATTCAGTAACATTCACTTAAAAATAAATCATTTCTAAATCATTTCTTAACTAAGGCAACATATCAATATGATCAATGAAGACCTTAGAAATCATTTTATAAGAAAATGAACC is a genomic window of Methanobacterium congolense containing:
- the atwA gene encoding methyl coenzyme M reductase system, component A2, with the translated sequence MSFIEVENVTKTFDGVKVLKNINMTINEGKVLGILGRSGSGKSVLINMLRGMKEYKPDEGRIIYTVAMCPGCMRVEAPSKAGTQCSCGCEFQLEKVDFWNCDRKVFAAIKRRISIMLQRTFALYEDDTVIDNVIKSITGHNYEESTYMAIDLLDMAQMTHRITHIARDLSGGEKQRVVLARQIAKEPMLFLADEPTGTLDPKTAELIHQALIEGVKDKGTTMVITSHWPEVMKKLSNYAIWLEKGEIIEEGEPEEVVQKFLEQVPLPEKKEVYETGGPIIQMEGVKKHYYSIERGVVKAVDGIDLTVNDSEIFGIVGLSGAGKTTLSRILYGLTEPSSGKIEVKLGENWVDMTEKGPFGRGRVKPYLGILHQEYSLYPHRNVLGNLTEAISLELPAEFAHMKALYVLKAVGFDEDYAKNILKKYPDELSGGERHRVALAQVLIKEPKIIILDEPTGTMDPITRVQVTDSIRRARDELSQTFLIISHDMDFVLDVCDRAALMRGGKILKEGDPHSIVEELTPTEKEKMLTEE
- a CDS encoding MJ0144 family RNA dihydrouridine synthase-like protein — encoded protein: MAGISHGRFCRKMSSYGFDMLTLGGYSADDISAEAGRKILQRGRPEFDFEPSQLPSHIEEEVKVIRDGNPWDGLVSVNLRAVSPEPLIPISKLDCVDVVEINAHCRQPELVESGCGQSLLRNPERLHEFISHVVKKGRSKVSVKVRANVPGVDDLEIARAIEDSGADYLHIDAMKPGYNTADYELVHSIRNATDIFIIGNNSIVDMESARNMRAAGADGISIARAAMSGILKFDLKDL
- a CDS encoding GTP cyclohydrolase III, coding for MIQMTLIQIDNYGPWTVTPTPRAEADLQILQSELYADLQRQFAAKGGLVFFTRFDNMLAVTNGVDIEDHRRIQKSIGNRYPITVSMGVAAAETPYDAQSKATAALQNYGGAQSEERKEILAIDSLAKKEESFVQIAHIDINGITDTLTDIIPAYDTNFIVNRVQHFLMKKLIEKGSLLFFIGGDNFMSPCNGLTPEGLLKIIEEIEDEINITLKAGVGKAPSAEKAANLADLGLEEIRGGFTYNLVHVMKDTQG
- the cofD gene encoding 2-phospho-L-lactate transferase, with amino-acid sequence MITILSGGTGTPKLIQGITQILNPEEINVIVNTLENSYFSGVYVAADIDTVMYTLAGLINEETWYGIEGDTFITHETLKEIKCPETLRIGDRDRATKIQKTLLMEKYPLSTAVDIQRTAMGIESRIIPMSNQDSHINIVTDEGDMEFHEFLIERSGKPEVLDIQYNTVEPSPGLIEAIEEADTVVIGPSNPVTSIGPIISMDGVVDALKKAHVTAVSPIIGGSPVSGPAAKFMGALGYEVSCYGVASLYCDFLDRFIIDVEDVNYKEEIERLISDVVVTKTNMRNIGDKVMLARSILGEIL
- a CDS encoding coenzyme F420-0:L-glutamate ligase; this encodes MELNLIGIPGIPIVKEGNNIADIILDALDAENLEINDGDVLVVAETIVSKSEGNIIDLKSLKPSELALELSEKTGKTPEIAEAIISESNEIIKVGPDFIISETKHGFVCANAGIDESNVDEGLATPMPADPDVSARKVREKIEKMTGCKVAVIISDTQGRAFREGAIGTAIGISGMFPLWDRRGEKDLYGRELETTSVAVADELAAAASILMGQADEGIPVVLIRGVDYFKTLKTDSANVKPLIRPKKYDVFR
- a CDS encoding IMP cyclohydrolase, translated to MYLGRIVAVGSTKNGKFAAYRVSSRSFPNRMAKTFEKRVSIVPTEGNEKDVFQNPYIAYNCVRIVGDVAVVTNGSHTDVIAEKIASGMNVRDSIALSLIAMDYEKDDYNTPRIACAVSPEEGSYIGIVTHDDVIVEKVPEGKSVYISTYEQTRPAYVDFEAENAEDAAQFIMDGGKFAEFTNPVTSAAVFIKDGKWNIGSV
- a CDS encoding biopolymer transporter ExbD yields the protein MTLDTQRYRNKMRQKQARVNLVPLIDVIFTILIFLMVTSSFQAVDTGSVSGKPQVSQTDGTSQYYLIPVTGLKNVTVNGVDMSKDIKNDAIAVHRDVIDYGEIIIKAKEGTIIITSPSNIPPDKAVSIPQS
- a CDS encoding MotA/TolQ/ExbB proton channel family protein produces the protein MIYEFFTSGFTTIMEMFKSGGFITYLITIIGLYGVIYSFEKIYYLRKISKVDLPQIMRVVNDAMENGGSLEALRSIGKYQNPLSKIISEALKIGYRSKSEVEDAMERVFIVEMGRMTKGLDSIRTIIEIAPLLGLIGTVLGMWYTFKALGVNANATAMAEGIYVALITTIAGLAVAIITLPLYSYINGKIEDELDKIEIAKKMTNWRTAEMKINVDSGIDDAVQALKESNGVVEVRKLLDSEANIWISINPNMLEKSINNIIREKCNCNVKIVTSKLRQ
- the rnhB gene encoding ribonuclease HII → MKVAGIDEAGRGSVIGPLVVCGVAVEEEREKYLERLKLRDSKKLSPKRRIILARKIRKIAEFCPVKITAQDIDLLRSKDVNLNEIEKIAIKKIIGELEPDKVIIDSMDVKPERLKSEVEGYRENLEVVSEHKADDKYTLVSAASIVAKVERDKAIANLRKEFPNIGSGYPSDPTTIAFLKEIPYDEMPDFVRRSWSTVSKMKK
- a CDS encoding rod shape-determining protein; the encoded protein is MFNLFGKKEETGEIKKKALTSTLGIDLGTLNTVVAKPSGDKFDLYKIPSVVAVKKEEPSYVLAVGEEAKAMLGRTPEDIIAVRPLRKGVIESIAQAEALLVYAMDKGSGESMDSIDRIVVGIPGDASEVEKRAVEDIGKKAGANYVLVISEGLSAAIGAGLPIAEASGTMVIDLGAGSSDIVVISLGGITDIETIRNGGDDIDNNIVDRVKELFNVEIGIHEAENAKIEVGLVHSSADMENLTTSAIGKCMETNKPKKVEIDSKLVADAAEPIVVNLIKALAVVLERMSPELISGVYNKTVVVGGTSQLRGLKDRIYEEVGVPVEISDDPMTVVAKGAAIVAAEPRALEPEVRLKAMK